A genome region from Triticum dicoccoides isolate Atlit2015 ecotype Zavitan unplaced genomic scaffold, WEW_v2.0 scaffold43390, whole genome shotgun sequence includes the following:
- the LOC119346580 gene encoding tyrosine N-monooxygenase-like, producing the protein MDQLFLMAMGLLPVLAFMVLMFMPKPKSKITCVGATQLPPGSAFSWPLVGNLPEMMLNKPAFRWIHSMMKDMDTDIACIRLGSVLVVPITCPKIAREVLKKQDANFASRPLTFASSTFSGGYKNAVLSPMGDQWRKMRRVLTSEIICPSRHQWLHDQRAQEADNLTSYVCTLATAPSSAVDVRHVARHYCGNVIRRLVFGRRYFGEPRQDGGPGAMEVEHMDAVFTSLGLLYTFCVSDYLPWLRGLGLDLDGHMKIVMEANATVNRLHDTVIDERWRQWKSGQMEELEDFLDVLITLKDAEGNPLLTIEEVKAQSQDIIFAAVDNPSNAVEWALAEMTNMPEVMRKAVEEIDRVVGRERLVQESDIRRLTYVKACIREAFRLHPVAPFNVPHVALADSNIAGYRVPKGSHVLLSRRGLGRNPAIWDEPLHFKPERHINTAAHNDVTLTENELRFISFSTGRRGCVAAWLGTTMCVMLFGRLLQGFTWTKPAGVASIDLSESEHDLFLAKPLVLHAEPRLMGHVYPGGRC; encoded by the exons ATGGATCAGCTGTTCTTAATGGCAATGGGGCTATTGCCCGTGCTAGCCTTCATGGTCCTTATGTTCATGCCCAAGCCCAAGAGCAAGATCACCTGCGTTGGTGCCACGCAGCTCCCTCCGGGCAGTGCATTCTCCTGGCCCCTTGTGGGCAACCTGCCGGAGATGATGCTCAACAAGCCAGCATTCCGATGGATCCACTCGATGATGAAGGACATGGACACCGACATCGCCTGCATCCGCCTCGGTAGCGTCCTCGTGGTCCCGATCACCTGCCCGAAGATCGCCCGCGAGGTACTCAAGAAGCAGGATGCCAACTTCGCCTCCCGCCCGCTCACCTTCGCCTCGTCGACCTTTAGCGGCGGGTACAAGAACGCCGTGCTGTCCCCCATGGGCGACCAGTGGAGGAAGATGCGTCGCGTGCTCACCTCGGAAATCATCTGCCCCTCCCGGCACCAGTGGCTCCACGACCAGCGTGCCCAAGAGGCCGACAACCTCACAAGCTACGTCTGCACGCTCGCCACCGCGCCGTCCTCGGCCGTCGATGTGAGGCATGTGGCGAGGCATTACTGTGGTAATGTCATCCGGCGGCTCGTATTTGGCAGGCGCTACTTCGGCGAGCCTCGTCAGGATGGCGGCCCGGGTGCAATGGAGGTGGAGCACATGGACGCTGTGTTCACGTCGCTAGGGCTCCTCTACACGTTCTGCGTCTCCGACTACCTACCGTGGCTGCGCGGCCTCGGCCTCGACCTCGATGGACACATGAAGATTGTGATGGAGGCCAATGCGACGGTCAACCGGCTGCACGACACGGTCATTGACGAGAGGTGGCGGCAATGGAAGTCCGGCCAGATGGAGGAGCTCGAGGATTTCCTTGATGTACTCATCACGCTCAAGGACGCAGAGGGGAACCCTCTTCTCACCATCGAGGAGGTGAAAGCACAGTCGCAG GACATAATATTTGCCGCCGTGGACAACCCATCCAACGCGGTGGAGTGGGCGCTCGCAGAGATGACGAACATGCCCGAGGTGATGCGGAAGGCGGTGGAGGAAATCGACCGGGTGGTGGGCCGAGAGCGGTTGGTGCAGGAGTCGGACATCCGACGCCTCACCTACGTCAAGGCATGCATTCGTGAGGCATTCCGGCTGCACCCCGTCGCACCCTTCAACGTGCCACACGTCGCGCTCGCTGACAGCAACATCGCCGGCTACCGTGTCCCCAAGGGCAGCCATGTCTTACTCAGTCGTAGGGGACTTGGCCGGAACCCGGCTATCTGGGACGAGCCGCTACACTTCAAGCCAGAGCGTCATATTAATACCGCAGCCCACAACGACGTCACCCTCACGGAGAATGAGTTGCGGTTCATCTCCTTCAGCACCGGCCGCCGTGGGTGTGTGGCGGCGTGGCTTGGCACAACCATGTGTGTAATGCTCTTCGGACGGCTACTGCAGGGATTCACATGGACCAAGCCAGCGGGTGTAGCATCTATCGATCTCAgtgagtcggagcatgatttattcctAGCCAAACCGCTTGTGCTGCACGCCGAACCACGCCTGATGGGACATGTCTACCCCGGTGGCCGATGTTGA